The following DNA comes from Phytohabitans rumicis.
ACGGGCGGCAGCACAGCAGGAGGAGTCCCTCCGGCAGAACAGCCTGATGTACGGCGGTCTGATCGCGATCGGAGCCGTCATGGTGCAGCCGTTCCTGACCCCGGGGCCGCTTCCCTGGATCTGTCCGCCAAGATCTGCGTGATCGCGTTCTCCTTGGCTATCCCACTCTTGTCAGCTCTTATCATGTTGAATCGGCATGAGACCTATCGCCGGCGCATGACGAGTTCCGTTGTCGTGCTGGTGGCGCAGCAGGTGGCGCTCGGGCTCGGGTTCGTCGGGGTGGTCGGCGGCTTCTGGCACATCATGCCGATCGCCGGGATCGCGATCCTGGTTGGCACGGGCTTGGGTGTGGCCGTTCATAGCGCGGGCTATATCCGGGTAGAGGAGGAAGACGCCCAAGCCACACAAGGTGCGGAGCAACCGCCCCAACCGTAAGTAGCCTGGTCGCTCATCTGTTCCGCTACCTGTTGCTCGGACGAGGTGACGCGCCCCCGGTCGTCCGCGAGATCATTCGCAAGAGCGAGCCGCGCACGGACCGCCGCCCCCGCACCCACGTGGGCGGCTGACAGGGGTAGGCCATGGACGTTCGACTGATCACCGAGGACGGGATCGGGGCCCGGGCGGTGGGCGAGCTGCCCGCGCTCCTGGCCGACGAGAAGGCATTGGTCTGAGCCGACGCGGCCGTGGCCGGGGTGTACTCAGGCTCGTGGCGCTGTCCGGCGGTGGTGGCGTTGTTGCGGTCTGCTGTGGAGTGCCGGACGACCAGGGCCAGCCCGGCGAGGACGATGGCGGCGGCGGCCAGTTCGGTGGGGCCGATGGGCTCGTCGAGCAGCAGCCACGCCGAGCTGAGCCCGAAGACCGGCACCAGGAGGCTGAACGGTGCTACCTGTGCGATCGAGTATCGGACGATCAGCCGGTTCCAGATCCCGAAGCCGACGAGGGTTGACACGTAGGCGACGTATGCCACGGCGAGCAGCCCGCGTCCGGACAGGCCGGTGATCGCATCCAGCACCGCCTGTCCGCCGTTGACCACGCCGGCCAGGCCGAGCAGCGGCAGCGGCGGCACCAGGCTCGACCAGGCCAGCAGCGAGAGCGGTCGCGTCTCGCCGCTGGCCCGCATGACGAGGTTCGCTACGGCCCAGCAGGCGGCCGCGAAGAGTGTCAGCGCGAAGCCGATCACCGTGGTGTGGCCGCCGCTGCCGACCGCCAGCACGCCGATCCCGACCGATCCGACCAGTACGCCGGCTACCTGCGACCGCGCCGGTCGCTCGCTGAGTACCGCCGCCGCCAGTAGCACTGACATCAGCGCCTGCGCCTGCAGCACCAGCGAGGCCAGGCCGGCTGACATGCCAGCGGCGAGCGCCGTGAACAGCGCCCCGAACTTCAGTACTCCGAGCACCAGCCCGTAGCCGACCACGTAGCGGAGCCGGGCGCTGGGGCGCGGCACGAGGAAGACCAGTGGCACCGCCACCGCGACGAAGCGCAGCGCGGTCAACACGAGCGGCGGCAGGTCGCGCAGGCCCAGTTCGATGGCGACGAAGTTGACGCCCCAGATGGCGGCGACGAGCACGGCGAGAAGTCGGTGTGACGCTTTCATGCCGGCAACGCTGCCCGACGAAATGCTTAAGGACCAGTTCAAAGCTCTTCATCGGCGTTGTAGCGTCGCTACATGGACCTTGACGTACGCCGGCTCCGCGTGCTGCACGAGGTGGCGCTGCGCGGCAGCGTCACCGCCGCCGCCGCGGCGCTGCATGTGACCCCGTCGGCGGTCTCCCAGCAGCTCGTCCAGCTGTCCCGGGAGGCCGGGCACGAGTTGGTCGAGCGGGCCGGGCGCGGGATCGTGCTCACACCGGCCGGCCAGGTACTGGCCAGCCACGCCAGGGAGGTGCTCGGCGCGGTGGAGCAGGCAGTGGCCGGGCTCGCCGCGCTTCGCGACGGGGTCAGCGGCACCGTGCGGGTCGGCGCGTTCGCGTCCGCGGCCGGCGCGTTGGTGGCCCGGCGGCCGCCCGCGCCCGGGCGAAGCACCCAGAGCTGGACGTACGGGTGATCGAGGCCGAAGACCAGCAGAGCCGACTCGACCTGCACTCCGGCACCCTCGACGTGGTGGTGCTGCAGGAGTACGACCACGTGCCCGCGCCGCTGGTCGACGATCTGGACCGGCATCCGGTCACCACCGACCCGATGCACCTAATCACCCCGATCGGATGGCGCCGGCACACCGGCCGGCTCAGCGAGCTGCGGGACATGCCGTGGATCGCCAGCACCGAGCACACCCCATGCCTGCGGTCCACATTGCACGCCTGCCGGCTCGCCGGCTTCGAGCCGGACATCCGGCACCGCGCCGTCGACTTCGCGCTCACCCTCGACCTCGTCGCCGCCGGACTGGGCGCCGCACTGGTGCCTGAACTGGCCCTGCGGCACGTGCCGCCCGGCGTACACACCGCGCCTCTGGCCGAACCGGTCACCGAGCGGCGCATCTTCGCGGTCACCCGCGCACTCGGCGGCACGCCGCAACGACCCGCGGTGCACGCCCTCCTGGCCGAGCTGACCGGCCGGGCCAGCCTCCACCATTGACCACTTCCGTCGATGCCGCTTGATCAGTTACACGCTCATGCCGCAAGACCCTTCGTCGGCGAGACCGCATGGGAGGTGGCGTTACCGCCCCAGCTCGGCGGCGGTCTTGGCGCCCTGTTCGCGCAGCCAGGCGATCACGTCGGTGGCGCCGCTGCGGGTCGCGGCGTCCAGCGGGGTCAGGTTCTCCCAGTCCGGAATCCAGTCGAGATCGGCGCCGTGGTCCAGCAAGAACCGGCAGGCCCGCTGCTGACCGCCGTGACAGGCTCCCCAGAACGCCCCGTTGACCTCGGCCTGCGTCGGCCGGGTGGTGCCGGTGAAGTAAGCCTGCAGGCGGTCGAGCAGCCCCAAGGTCGCCGTGTGCCACAACGACGTGCGCGCGCCGCGTTCGACCAGGCGGCGCGCGGCCTGCCATTGCGCGAACGCCGTCGCGTCATCCAGCGGGGTGCCGCCGCCGATGACCGCTCCCGGCGCGTCGATCTCGGCGCCGGCGTTCAGCAGCGCATCGAGCGCCTCAACGTCGTCGTTGCTGGCTGCCCAATGCAGCGGCGTCTCGGTATGCGGGCCGGTGAACCGGGCGTTGACGTCCGCGCCGGCCTCGACCAGCGCGGCCACGGCGGCGGCCCCGTTCGGGTAGTGCCCGGGCCAGTCCGTGACCACGTGCAGCAGGGTCCGCGACGTGCCACCGTCGGGCCGGCCGTCGTAGTCCCCGATCCGGGCCGTCGAGAGGCCCGGGTGCTCGGCCAGCAGCCGCCGCAACGTCGCGATCTCTCCGCCATGGATGGCCTCGGCCGCGGCGACCGCCAAGGGATCCTCGGTGGCGAGGACGAGCACGTCAGCTGTCACAACACACACGCTAACCTGGCGGTCTTGTCGGTCGGCGCCGGTCAGTGATCTGCGTAATCACTGACCGGCCCCTACGACGCGGCCCGGGAGCGAGAGTTATCCGTGGCCCGGGGCCCGGAGAGGGCCCC
Coding sequences within:
- a CDS encoding LysR family transcriptional regulator, translating into MDLDVRRLRVLHEVALRGSVTAAAAALHVTPSAVSQQLVQLSREAGHELVERAGRGIVLTPAGQVLASHAREVLGAVEQAVAGLAALRDGVSGTVRVGAFASAAGALVARRPPAPGRSTQSWTYG
- a CDS encoding EamA family transporter; the protein is MKASHRLLAVLVAAIWGVNFVAIELGLRDLPPLVLTALRFVAVAVPLVFLVPRPSARLRYVVGYGLVLGVLKFGALFTALAAGMSAGLASLVLQAQALMSVLLAAAVLSERPARSQVAGVLVGSVGIGVLAVGSGGHTTVIGFALTLFAAACWAVANLVMRASGETRPLSLLAWSSLVPPLPLLGLAGVVNGGQAVLDAITGLSGRGLLAVAYVAYVSTLVGFGIWNRLIVRYSIAQVAPFSLLVPVFGLSSAWLLLDEPIGPTELAAAAIVLAGLALVVRHSTADRNNATTAGQRHEPEYTPATAASAQTNAFSSARSAGSSPTARAPIPSSVISRTSMAYPCQPPTWVRGRRSVRGSLLRMISRTTGGASPRPSNR
- a CDS encoding LysR substrate-binding domain-containing protein, which gives rise to MIEAEDQQSRLDLHSGTLDVVVLQEYDHVPAPLVDDLDRHPVTTDPMHLITPIGWRRHTGRLSELRDMPWIASTEHTPCLRSTLHACRLAGFEPDIRHRAVDFALTLDLVAAGLGAALVPELALRHVPPGVHTAPLAEPVTERRIFAVTRALGGTPQRPAVHALLAELTGRASLHH
- a CDS encoding ankyrin repeat domain-containing protein, producing MTADVLVLATEDPLAVAAAEAIHGGEIATLRRLLAEHPGLSTARIGDYDGRPDGGTSRTLLHVVTDWPGHYPNGAAAVAALVEAGADVNARFTGPHTETPLHWAASNDDVEALDALLNAGAEIDAPGAVIGGGTPLDDATAFAQWQAARRLVERGARTSLWHTATLGLLDRLQAYFTGTTRPTQAEVNGAFWGACHGGQQRACRFLLDHGADLDWIPDWENLTPLDAATRSGATDVIAWLREQGAKTAAELGR